From Chromatiales bacterium, one genomic window encodes:
- a CDS encoding succinate dehydrogenase assembly factor 2 — MRELDVLLLRYLDETFPLAPEADRRAFEQLLSWQDPDIVDLLAGRVGSKDPGLRHVVKQLLIRSPD, encoded by the coding sequence ATGCGCGAGCTTGACGTTCTCCTTCTGCGTTACCTCGATGAGACCTTTCCGCTGGCGCCGGAAGCTGATCGCAGGGCTTTCGAGCAACTGCTTTCCTGGCAGGATCCGGACATAGTCGACTTGCTGGCGGGTCGTGTGGGCAGTAAAGATCCGGGTCTGCGCCATGTGGTCAAACAACTTCTCATTCGGTCTCCGGATTGA
- the sdhC gene encoding succinate dehydrogenase, cytochrome b556 subunit → MSQVSRPLSPHLQVYRWAVSNTLSILHRMTGLALSIGAIALVGWLLALAAGQAGFLQLNELFRGFIGQFLLLGWSFAFFYHLCNGIRHLAWDVDRGFDKHFARKSGLVVVCISVLLTLAFWAAALTGGAA, encoded by the coding sequence ATGAGCCAGGTTTCCAGACCCCTGTCCCCGCATCTGCAGGTGTATCGATGGGCGGTCAGCAACACCCTGTCCATCCTGCACCGGATGACGGGCCTTGCACTCTCCATCGGCGCAATCGCACTCGTTGGCTGGCTGCTCGCACTGGCGGCGGGTCAGGCCGGCTTTCTGCAGCTCAACGAGCTGTTCCGTGGCTTCATTGGCCAGTTTCTGCTGCTGGGCTGGAGCTTCGCTTTTTTTTATCACCTCTGTAATGGCATCCGTCATCTTGCATGGGATGTCGATCGCGGTTTTGACAAGCACTTCGCACGCAAATCCGGGCTTGTGGTCGTGTGCATCTCGGTGCTGCTCACGCTGGCTTTCTGGGCCGCCGCGCTGACCGGAGGTGCGGCATGA
- a CDS encoding succinate dehydrogenase flavoprotein subunit: MSQAYSFVDHTYDVVVVGAGGAGLRAAVGLAEAGLSTACISKVFPTRSHTVAAQGGISAALGNMGEDDWRWHMYDTVKGSDWLGDQNAIEYMCKEAPAAVIELEHYGVPFSRTDDGRIYQRPFGGMTTHFGKGTAQRTCAAADRTGHAMLHALYQQSLKHQATFFIEFFALDLMMEGGECRGVIALEMATGKLHRFRAQRTILATGGYGRAFFSCTSAHTCTGDGNAMVLRAGLPLQDMEFVQFHPTGIYGAGCLITEGVRGEGGYLTNSAGDRFMERYAPNAKDLASRDVVSRAMTIEIREGRGVGPDKDHIHLHLEHLGPEVIHERLPGIAETARIFAGVDVTREPIPVLPTVHYNMGGIPTNVHGEVLTLKDGGVEEVVPGLMAIGEAACVSVHGANRLGSNSLLDLVVFGRSVAQRCAETVTAGARQPALPAEASEVAVSRLDRLRNANGPRGTAEIRLDMQRIMQSHAAVFRTGQSLQEGVDALLQCFLSFADVRVSDRSLVWNTDLMETLELDNLLSQAMVTITGAVNRQESRGAHAREDFPDRDDQQWMKHTLAWIDGQGGVRFDYRPVKLQTLTNEVETVTPKARTY; encoded by the coding sequence ATGAGCCAGGCTTATTCCTTTGTCGACCACACCTATGATGTGGTTGTGGTCGGTGCTGGCGGGGCCGGCCTGCGCGCAGCAGTCGGGCTCGCCGAGGCCGGGCTTTCCACAGCCTGTATCAGCAAGGTGTTCCCCACCCGCAGTCATACCGTTGCGGCACAGGGCGGTATCAGCGCTGCACTCGGCAACATGGGCGAAGACGACTGGCGCTGGCACATGTACGACACGGTGAAGGGATCTGACTGGCTTGGTGACCAGAACGCCATCGAATACATGTGCAAGGAGGCGCCAGCAGCCGTCATCGAACTCGAGCACTACGGCGTACCGTTTTCGCGCACCGATGACGGACGCATCTACCAGCGGCCCTTTGGCGGCATGACCACGCATTTCGGCAAGGGCACGGCGCAGCGTACCTGCGCTGCCGCTGACCGTACCGGCCATGCGATGCTGCACGCCCTGTACCAGCAGTCGCTGAAGCATCAGGCGACCTTCTTCATTGAGTTCTTCGCGCTCGACCTGATGATGGAAGGCGGCGAGTGCCGCGGTGTCATCGCGCTGGAGATGGCCACAGGCAAACTGCATCGCTTTCGTGCCCAGCGTACGATCCTCGCGACCGGCGGTTATGGCCGCGCCTTCTTCTCCTGTACTTCAGCGCACACCTGCACCGGCGATGGTAATGCGATGGTTTTGCGTGCCGGCCTGCCGCTTCAGGATATGGAGTTCGTGCAGTTCCATCCGACTGGAATCTACGGCGCTGGCTGTCTGATTACTGAAGGTGTGCGCGGCGAAGGCGGATATCTGACCAACTCGGCTGGCGACCGCTTCATGGAGCGTTATGCGCCGAATGCGAAGGATCTGGCTTCGCGCGACGTCGTCAGCCGCGCCATGACCATCGAAATCCGCGAAGGTCGTGGTGTGGGTCCGGACAAGGACCACATTCACCTGCACCTTGAGCATCTTGGACCCGAAGTCATTCACGAGCGGCTGCCGGGTATTGCCGAGACCGCACGTATCTTCGCCGGCGTCGACGTGACCCGCGAACCGATTCCCGTCTTGCCGACCGTGCACTACAACATGGGTGGTATACCCACCAACGTGCACGGCGAGGTCCTGACGCTGAAGGACGGCGGTGTGGAAGAGGTCGTGCCGGGGCTCATGGCCATCGGCGAAGCGGCCTGTGTGTCGGTGCATGGCGCAAACCGGCTGGGCTCAAATTCGCTGCTCGATCTGGTGGTGTTTGGCCGTTCCGTGGCCCAGCGCTGTGCTGAAACGGTGACGGCGGGCGCCCGTCAGCCGGCGCTGCCTGCGGAAGCATCCGAGGTGGCAGTGTCGCGACTCGACCGTCTGCGCAATGCCAATGGCCCGCGCGGCACGGCAGAGATCCGGCTCGACATGCAGCGCATCATGCAGTCACATGCGGCAGTATTCCGCACCGGCCAGTCGCTGCAGGAAGGCGTCGATGCGCTGCTCCAGTGCTTCCTGTCCTTTGCCGATGTACGTGTCAGCGACCGTAGCCTGGTCTGGAATACTGATCTGATGGAAACGCTTGAACTCGATAACCTGCTCAGCCAGGCGATGGTCACCATTACCGGTGCGGTCAATCGCCAGGAGAGCCGTGGCGCACATGCGCGCGAAGATTTCCCGGATCGCGACGACCAGCAGTGGATGAAACACACCCTTGCCTGGATCGACGGGCAGGGCGGAGTGCGGTTTGATTATCGCCCTGTAAAGCTGCAGACCCTCACCAACGAAGTGGAGACAGTCACGCCGAAGGCGCGGACGTATTAA
- a CDS encoding folate-binding protein YgfZ, protein MSNTIALNDLRILTVSGPERAMFLQGQLTQDVGLARPDSTLLSGWADARGRLLFAGHLFTLGASADAPLALLVPESLAGSLLKRMQMYVLRAKAQIAVSGLAVYGQYGEGNHMEPGTGQQLRYLQDERRRLFLGPAGAAVDDSQQARNNWLLADIRAGIPAIGTTTSGEFIPQMINLDLLNAISFSKGCYTGQEIIARTKYLGRIKRRMLRFSSASAPPLPGTPVHAARGTVGQVVSAASTPEGSELLAVITVDDLPGPFFLDSTETQQLERLDLPYEVPV, encoded by the coding sequence GTGTCCAACACCATTGCTCTGAACGATCTGCGCATTCTCACCGTCTCCGGTCCGGAGCGCGCCATGTTCCTGCAGGGCCAGCTCACGCAGGATGTCGGCCTCGCGCGCCCTGACTCCACGCTGCTCAGTGGATGGGCAGATGCCCGCGGCCGGCTGCTGTTTGCCGGGCATCTGTTCACGCTGGGTGCCAGCGCCGATGCACCTCTGGCGCTGCTGGTGCCGGAGTCGCTCGCCGGCTCACTGCTGAAGCGTATGCAGATGTACGTATTGCGGGCCAAGGCGCAGATCGCCGTGTCCGGGCTGGCGGTGTATGGACAGTACGGTGAAGGCAACCACATGGAACCTGGCACCGGCCAGCAGCTGCGATATCTACAGGACGAAAGGCGCCGCTTGTTCCTCGGCCCGGCCGGTGCCGCAGTCGATGACAGTCAGCAGGCACGCAACAACTGGTTGCTCGCCGACATCCGCGCCGGAATCCCCGCCATCGGCACGACTACCAGCGGTGAGTTCATACCGCAGATGATCAACCTTGATCTGCTGAATGCAATCAGCTTCAGCAAGGGTTGCTATACCGGCCAGGAAATCATCGCACGAACGAAATATCTCGGGCGCATAAAGCGGCGCATGCTGCGTTTCTCGTCCGCCAGCGCCCCGCCGCTTCCCGGCACGCCGGTCCATGCCGCACGCGGCACCGTTGGACAGGTCGTAAGCGCGGCTTCGACACCCGAAGGCAGTGAACTGCTGGCCGTCATCACGGTCGACGACCTGCCCGGTCCGTTTTTTCTGGACAGCACTGAGACGCAACAACTCGAGCGTCTCGATCTGCCTTACGAAGTACCGGTCTGA
- a CDS encoding succinate dehydrogenase iron-sulfur subunit has translation MRDFRIYRYDPDTGQNPRVDTYSVDLGRCGPMVLDALIKIKNEVDPTLTFRRSCREGICGSCAMNIDGLNTLACTQAIEDIRGDVKIYPLPHMPVIKDLVPDLTNFYAQYASIKPWLQTQTPAPPDSERLQSKQDQELINSPSACILCACCSTSCPSYWWNSDRYLGPATLLAAYRWLVDTRDEATGERLDHLEDPFRLYRCHTIMNCTNACPKDLNPARAIASIKRMLVERRL, from the coding sequence GTGCGCGATTTCAGGATATACCGGTATGACCCGGATACCGGACAAAATCCTCGCGTAGATACCTATTCAGTGGATCTTGGCCGTTGCGGCCCGATGGTTCTTGATGCGCTCATCAAGATCAAGAACGAGGTTGATCCCACGCTGACCTTTCGCCGCTCCTGCCGCGAGGGAATCTGCGGTTCCTGCGCGATGAATATCGATGGACTTAACACGCTGGCCTGCACGCAGGCGATCGAGGACATTCGCGGCGATGTGAAGATCTATCCGCTGCCGCATATGCCGGTCATCAAGGATCTGGTCCCTGACCTGACAAACTTTTATGCGCAGTACGCTTCGATCAAGCCCTGGCTGCAGACACAGACGCCGGCGCCGCCCGACAGCGAGCGCCTGCAGTCCAAGCAGGACCAGGAACTGATCAACAGCCCTTCCGCCTGCATCCTTTGCGCCTGCTGCTCGACAAGCTGTCCCAGCTACTGGTGGAACAGCGACCGCTATCTGGGTCCGGCCACGCTGCTGGCGGCCTATCGCTGGCTGGTGGATACGCGAGATGAGGCAACCGGTGAACGCCTCGATCATCTTGAAGATCCATTCCGGCTGTACCGCTGCCATACGATAATGAACTGCACAAACGCGTGCCCGAAAGATCTCAATCCGGCCAGGGCGATTGCCTCGATCAAGCGCATGCTGGTCGAACGTCGTCTGTGA
- the recJ gene encoding single-stranded-DNA-specific exonuclease RecJ, which yields MRHPRFADEDSTTIRVRSAAESVSAALPAGLHPVLRRVLAARQVSAAQLQPQLAQLIPVGSLPGVQAAAERLVIARQRGERVLVIGDFDVDGATAAALSVSCLRAFGFTAPDFLVPDRFRYGYGLSPAIAELAAMRKPTLLMTVDNGITSLEGVRRARELGMEVLITDHHLAGPVLPDEALIVNPNLPGSVFGSPALCGVGVAFYLLAATGKRLAELGIIPADVARDAVTDCLDLVALGTVADLVPLDFNNRILVAEGLRRMRAGRTRPGMAALFRVAGREMELARSTDLGFAIAPRLNAAGRLEDMTIGIDCLLAADAATAQLLAARLDALNTERRALQQQMQGEAEVLLNEVGARLGAVEAAVCLFDESWHPGIVGLVANRLKDLTGRPAIAFARCTETGMLRGSARSVEGLHVRDAMAAALTTMSGSTVRFGGHAMAAGITLAEADLAGFRSAFAAEVGRQRDISGSDDSLWADGALAAEDLQLDLAETLAAAGPWGQGFPEPLFDNVFTLCEQRVIGEKHLRMRVRHPDGGPLLDAVAFNQAPLDSARNAPVRLVYRLDVNTWRQSRSVQLVVEYMA from the coding sequence ATGCGTCATCCCCGTTTTGCAGATGAAGATAGCACGACGATTCGTGTGCGCAGTGCAGCTGAGTCGGTCAGCGCTGCCTTGCCCGCCGGACTGCATCCGGTGCTGCGGCGGGTACTGGCCGCACGACAGGTCAGTGCGGCGCAACTTCAGCCGCAGCTTGCCCAGCTGATTCCGGTCGGCAGCCTGCCGGGCGTGCAGGCCGCTGCCGAAAGACTGGTCATCGCCCGGCAGCGCGGCGAGCGCGTACTCGTGATCGGTGATTTCGATGTGGATGGCGCTACGGCTGCGGCACTCTCGGTATCCTGCCTGCGCGCGTTTGGCTTCACGGCGCCGGACTTCCTCGTTCCGGATCGCTTCCGATACGGATATGGCCTCTCGCCGGCCATTGCCGAACTGGCCGCGATGCGCAAGCCGACGCTGCTGATGACGGTCGACAACGGCATCACCAGCCTTGAGGGCGTGCGGCGTGCGCGGGAACTCGGCATGGAAGTGCTGATCACCGACCATCATCTTGCCGGTCCGGTGCTGCCGGATGAGGCGCTGATCGTGAATCCGAATCTGCCCGGCTCGGTGTTTGGCAGCCCGGCCCTGTGCGGTGTGGGCGTGGCTTTCTACCTGCTGGCAGCGACCGGCAAGCGGCTCGCTGAACTCGGGATCATTCCGGCGGATGTGGCGCGCGATGCGGTCACCGACTGCCTCGATCTGGTCGCGCTGGGCACGGTCGCCGATCTCGTGCCGCTGGATTTCAATAATCGCATCCTGGTCGCTGAGGGCCTGCGGCGCATGCGGGCCGGGCGCACGCGGCCTGGCATGGCGGCGTTGTTCCGGGTGGCCGGCCGCGAGATGGAACTGGCCCGCAGTACCGACCTCGGCTTCGCCATTGCACCGCGCCTGAACGCAGCCGGGCGGCTCGAGGACATGACCATCGGTATCGACTGCCTGCTGGCGGCTGACGCGGCAACAGCACAGCTGCTGGCAGCGCGGCTCGATGCGCTGAATACAGAGCGGCGCGCCCTGCAGCAGCAGATGCAAGGCGAAGCCGAGGTATTGCTGAACGAAGTCGGCGCCCGGCTCGGTGCCGTGGAGGCGGCTGTTTGTCTCTTTGATGAGAGCTGGCATCCGGGTATCGTCGGTCTGGTTGCAAACCGGCTCAAGGATCTCACCGGGCGTCCTGCGATCGCTTTTGCGCGGTGTACGGAGACGGGGATGCTGCGCGGCTCGGCGCGTTCGGTCGAAGGACTGCATGTGCGCGACGCGATGGCGGCGGCGCTGACGACAATGTCCGGGTCCACAGTACGATTTGGTGGTCATGCGATGGCCGCCGGTATCACGCTGGCGGAAGCGGATCTGGCCGGCTTTCGTTCGGCATTTGCTGCCGAAGTCGGCAGACAGCGCGACATTTCCGGCAGCGACGACAGCCTCTGGGCGGACGGTGCGCTGGCGGCGGAGGATCTGCAGCTGGACCTGGCCGAGACGCTTGCTGCGGCCGGGCCGTGGGGACAGGGGTTTCCGGAGCCGCTCTTCGACAACGTCTTTACGCTATGCGAGCAGCGGGTGATTGGCGAGAAGCATCTGCGTATGCGTGTAAGGCATCCTGATGGCGGCCCACTGCTCGATGCCGTGGCCTTCAATCAGGCACCATTGGACAGTGCCCGAAACGCGCCGGTCCGTCTCGTCTATCGCCTTGATGTGAATACCTGGCGGCAGTCACGTAGCGTGCAGTTGGTCGTTGAGTACATGGCCTGA
- the lysS gene encoding lysine--tRNA ligase, producing the protein MSEENKLVAERRRKLAALRATGFDFPNRFRRSALAGQLHAVYDECSNETLEAEPVEVQVGGRMLTKRLMGKASFATLQDRSGQIQIFLQRETLGEAAYTGFKALDLGDIVGVRGTLFRTRTGELSVKAQELTLLTKSLQPLPEKFHGLSDQEMRYRQRYVDLIVNEETRRVFALRTRVVQFLRSYLDTLDFLEVETPMMQAIPGGAVARPFVTHHNAMDRQLYLRIAPELYLKRLVVGGFERVYELNRNFRNEGVSTQHNPEFTMLELYMAYADHRTLIDLLENLLRSLAVHVLGTTTVEYQGHSHDLSRPFRRLSVEEAVLMHNPDLTSGQLRDVETLRTACAALGIAVKPGFGAGKLLIEIFEKTVEHALIEPTFITGYPAEVSPLARKSDADPFLTDRFEFFINGRELANGFSELNDPEDQAERFQAQVRQKAGGDDEAMFYDADYITALEYGMPPTAGLGIGVDRLVMFIANQASIRDVLLFPHLRS; encoded by the coding sequence ATGAGTGAAGAGAACAAACTGGTCGCCGAGCGTCGGCGCAAGCTGGCCGCACTGCGGGCCACGGGTTTTGATTTCCCCAACCGCTTCCGACGCAGCGCGCTCGCCGGGCAGCTGCATGCTGTTTACGACGAATGCAGTAATGAGACGCTGGAGGCCGAGCCGGTCGAAGTGCAGGTTGGTGGCCGCATGCTGACGAAGCGTCTGATGGGCAAGGCAAGTTTTGCCACCTTGCAGGACCGCAGCGGGCAGATCCAGATTTTTCTGCAAAGGGAAACGCTGGGCGAGGCGGCCTACACGGGCTTCAAGGCGCTGGACCTTGGCGATATCGTCGGCGTGCGCGGTACCCTGTTCCGTACCCGTACCGGCGAGCTGAGCGTAAAGGCGCAGGAGTTGACGCTGCTGACCAAGTCGCTGCAGCCCCTGCCGGAAAAGTTTCACGGCCTCAGCGATCAGGAGATGCGCTACCGGCAGCGCTATGTCGACCTGATCGTCAACGAGGAGACGCGGCGGGTCTTCGCGCTGCGCACCCGGGTCGTGCAGTTCCTGCGTTCCTATCTCGATACGCTGGACTTCCTCGAAGTCGAAACGCCGATGATGCAGGCAATCCCCGGCGGTGCGGTGGCGAGGCCCTTTGTCACACATCACAATGCGATGGACAGGCAGCTCTACCTGCGCATCGCGCCCGAGCTGTATTTGAAGCGTCTGGTGGTTGGTGGCTTCGAGCGTGTCTACGAGCTCAACCGGAACTTCCGCAACGAGGGGGTTTCGACGCAGCACAATCCCGAGTTCACGATGCTCGAGTTGTACATGGCCTATGCGGACCATCGTACGCTGATCGACTTGCTTGAGAATCTGTTGCGCAGCCTGGCGGTGCATGTGCTTGGCACAACGACGGTCGAATATCAGGGTCACAGCCACGATCTTTCCAGGCCCTTCCGTCGTCTGTCAGTGGAGGAGGCGGTACTGATGCACAATCCGGATCTCACAAGTGGGCAGTTGCGCGATGTCGAAACGCTGCGCACCGCGTGTGCCGCACTTGGAATCGCCGTGAAGCCGGGCTTTGGCGCGGGCAAGTTGCTGATCGAGATTTTCGAGAAGACGGTCGAGCATGCGCTGATCGAGCCGACCTTTATCACCGGTTATCCGGCCGAAGTCTCGCCACTGGCACGCAAGAGCGATGCAGATCCCTTTCTCACCGACCGCTTCGAGTTCTTCATCAATGGCCGCGAGCTGGCCAACGGCTTTTCCGAGCTGAATGATCCGGAAGACCAGGCGGAGCGTTTCCAGGCCCAGGTCCGGCAGAAAGCGGGTGGTGATGATGAAGCGATGTTTTATGATGCGGATTACATCACCGCGCTGGAGTACGGCATGCCGCCGACCGCGGGTCTCGGTATCGGTGTGGACCGTCTGGTGATGTTTATCGCCAATCAGGCGTCGATCCGCGACGTGTTGCTGTTTCCGCACCTGCGCAGCTGA
- the nhaA gene encoding Na+/H+ antiporter NhaA, with protein MRDVTGLSLDRFVKSESIGGIVLAGAALLALSVSNSPLAAWYEAFVNLPGEVRIGGDWLVLAKPLVTWVNDLWMAVFFFLVGLEIKRELVDGELASIKQAILPAGAALGGMVVPALIYVAINYGDALALRGWAIPAATDIAFALAILMLLGSRVPASLKLFLTAVAIIDDLGAILVIALFYTDNLSVPMLIVGGAGCAGLILLNRARITSISPYLVIGVLIWVCVLKSGVHATLAGVITALAIPASRPDGSSPLLEAEHSLQPWVAFAILPMFAFVNAGVSLTGVSPATLIQPVPLGIGLGLTAGKAIGVFGAAWLLVRSGYARYPADASRHQFFAVCVLCGIGFTMSLFIGSLAFEDLGPAYEKQLKIGVLAGSMLSALIATVLLLKSGSRNPQANGAQTGTS; from the coding sequence ATTAGGGATGTCACGGGTTTGAGTCTTGATCGTTTTGTAAAATCCGAATCGATCGGCGGTATTGTTCTTGCCGGCGCTGCGCTGCTCGCGTTATCGGTCAGTAACTCGCCGCTGGCGGCATGGTACGAAGCATTCGTGAATCTGCCGGGCGAAGTGCGGATCGGCGGGGACTGGCTGGTGCTGGCCAAGCCGCTGGTAACCTGGGTCAACGACCTTTGGATGGCAGTGTTCTTCTTTCTCGTCGGCCTTGAAATCAAGCGTGAACTGGTTGACGGTGAACTTGCCTCCATCAAGCAGGCGATACTCCCCGCGGGTGCGGCGCTCGGTGGCATGGTCGTGCCGGCGCTGATCTACGTTGCAATCAATTACGGTGATGCCCTCGCGCTGCGGGGCTGGGCCATCCCGGCGGCAACTGATATCGCCTTTGCGCTGGCCATTCTGATGCTGCTGGGTTCACGTGTGCCGGCATCCCTGAAGCTGTTTCTGACGGCCGTCGCCATCATCGACGACCTCGGTGCGATTCTGGTGATTGCGCTGTTCTATACCGACAACCTTTCGGTGCCCATGTTGATCGTCGGTGGCGCAGGGTGCGCCGGCCTGATTCTGCTGAACCGTGCGCGCATCACGAGCATCTCCCCGTACCTGGTGATCGGCGTGCTGATCTGGGTCTGTGTGCTGAAATCAGGCGTGCACGCCACGCTGGCCGGGGTCATCACCGCGCTCGCGATACCGGCCTCGCGTCCGGATGGCAGTTCACCGCTGCTGGAAGCAGAGCATTCGCTGCAGCCATGGGTTGCGTTTGCAATCCTGCCGATGTTTGCATTCGTCAATGCCGGGGTATCGCTGACAGGGGTCTCGCCTGCCACATTGATCCAGCCGGTACCTTTGGGTATTGGTCTCGGGCTGACAGCTGGCAAGGCCATTGGCGTTTTTGGCGCTGCGTGGCTGCTCGTACGGTCCGGCTACGCACGTTATCCGGCCGATGCCAGCCGGCACCAGTTCTTCGCCGTGTGCGTGCTGTGCGGAATCGGCTTCACGATGAGCCTGTTCATCGGTTCGCTGGCCTTCGAGGACCTGGGTCCGGCCTATGAAAAGCAGCTGAAGATCGGTGTGCTTGCTGGCTCCATGCTGTCAGCGTTGATCGCAACCGTTCTGCTGCTGAAAAGCGGGTCGCGCAACCCGCAGGCAAACGGCGCTCAGACCGGTACTTCGTAA
- a CDS encoding DUF1674 domain-containing protein: MNQSRATDNSAKTDVARGPDVSIPSPEAPHPEVSRPRETGGPAGPEPTRYGDWERGGRCIDF; the protein is encoded by the coding sequence GTGAACCAGTCTCGCGCAACGGATAACTCAGCAAAGACAGACGTTGCTCGCGGGCCGGATGTTTCGATACCGTCGCCTGAAGCCCCGCATCCTGAAGTCAGCCGGCCGCGTGAAACCGGCGGGCCGGCCGGACCTGAGCCTACCCGTTACGGTGACTGGGAGCGTGGCGGGCGCTGTATAGACTTCTGA
- the prfB gene encoding peptide chain release factor 2 (programmed frameshift): METAQIKLSIRDLQERNGALRGYLDLDAKLRRLSEVREALQDPAVWNDPKRAEVLGREASGLETVVEGVEKIERSLRDASDLLDLAEEENDESTVDEVLRDLKRVSAEVEQFEFQRMFSGKLDNANAFLDIQSGAGGTEAQDWAAMLLRMYLKYCETMGFSTEIIDSSDGEVAGIKGATIHVTGPYAYGWLRTETGVHRLVRKSPFDSGNRRHTSFAAVFVSPEIDEDIDIEIDPSDLRVDVYRASGAGGQHVNKTESAVRMTHIPTNTVVQCQSERSQHKNRATAMKQMRAKLYELEQQKRRAEAQVLEDSKSDVGWGQQIRSYVLDQSRIKDLRTGVESGSPDKVLDGDLRKFIEASLKQGL; the protein is encoded by the exons ATGGAAACTGCCCAGATCAAGCTCAGCATTCGCGACCTTCAGGAGCGCAATGGCGCTCTGAGGGGGTACCTT GACCTTGATGCCAAGCTGCGCCGGCTGAGCGAGGTCCGCGAAGCGTTGCAGGATCCGGCCGTCTGGAATGACCCGAAGCGGGCCGAGGTCCTCGGCCGGGAGGCCTCTGGGCTTGAGACCGTGGTGGAGGGCGTGGAAAAGATCGAGCGCTCCCTGCGCGACGCCTCAGATCTGCTGGATCTGGCCGAGGAGGAGAACGACGAGTCCACGGTCGATGAGGTCCTGCGCGACCTGAAGCGCGTGTCTGCCGAGGTCGAGCAGTTCGAGTTTCAGCGCATGTTTTCCGGCAAACTCGACAACGCGAATGCCTTTCTGGATATCCAGTCCGGTGCCGGCGGGACCGAGGCCCAGGACTGGGCAGCGATGCTGTTGCGGATGTATCTCAAGTACTGCGAGACCATGGGCTTTTCGACCGAGATCATCGACAGCTCCGATGGTGAGGTGGCCGGCATCAAGGGTGCAACGATTCATGTCACCGGCCCCTATGCCTATGGCTGGCTGCGTACGGAGACCGGCGTCCACCGGCTGGTCCGCAAATCGCCCTTCGATTCGGGCAACCGTCGCCACACTTCCTTTGCCGCGGTGTTCGTTTCGCCGGAAATCGACGAGGACATCGATATCGAAATCGATCCCTCGGATCTGCGCGTCGATGTGTATCGGGCGAGCGGCGCCGGCGGCCAGCATGTCAACAAGACCGAGTCAGCGGTTCGCATGACGCATATTCCGACCAATACAGTCGTGCAATGCCAGAGCGAGCGCTCCCAGCACAAGAACCGCGCGACGGCGATGAAGCAGATGCGCGCCAAGCTCTATGAACTGGAGCAGCAGAAGCGTCGCGCCGAGGCGCAGGTACTCGAGGACTCCAAGTCCGATGTGGGCTGGGGTCAGCAGATTCGCTCGTACGTGCTCGACCAGTCGCGGATCAAGGATCTGCGCACGGGGGTTGAAAGCGGCAGTCCGGACAAGGTGTTGGACGGTGATCTGCGCAAGTTCATCGAAGCCAGCCTGAAGCAGGGACTCTGA
- the sdhD gene encoding succinate dehydrogenase, hydrophobic membrane anchor protein yields MSLKSPLGSALGLGSANSGTEHFWGQRLSAVALVPLTLWFAVALLGLPGLDYYTVSAWAAAPLHAILLALLVVALVYHSALGTQVVAEDYIHTPGSRVVVLALLRLAHIALAAAGIFSVFLIATRAGA; encoded by the coding sequence ATGAGCCTGAAGTCTCCACTGGGCAGCGCGCTCGGGCTGGGTTCTGCCAATTCCGGTACCGAGCATTTCTGGGGGCAGCGCCTGAGTGCCGTGGCGCTGGTGCCGCTCACGCTCTGGTTTGCCGTTGCACTGCTCGGCTTGCCTGGCCTCGACTACTATACGGTGAGTGCATGGGCCGCAGCGCCACTACACGCCATCCTGCTTGCGCTACTGGTTGTCGCGCTCGTCTACCACTCGGCGCTCGGCACACAGGTAGTCGCTGAAGACTATATCCATACGCCGGGGTCGCGCGTCGTGGTGCTCGCATTGTTGCGTCTCGCACATATCGCGCTTGCAGCAGCTGGCATCTTTTCAGTTTTCCTGATTGCCACGAGGGCCGGCGCATGA